In Rattus rattus isolate New Zealand chromosome 3, Rrattus_CSIRO_v1, whole genome shotgun sequence, one genomic interval encodes:
- the Slc9b2 gene encoding sodium/hydrogen exchanger 9B2, producing the protein MEDEDQTVECQYSKPSLGTTHAASRHHELQEERVTNLKGPDGNEPTEDSNLLTGGEKKPQDSPAEPSNLQSPRRFLACPPHGRLAGAITNGTMVVLLWAVVWSITGPECLPGGNLFGIIILFYCSITGGKLFGLIKFPTLPPLPPLLGMLLAGFLLRNVPVINDNVQIQHKWSSSLRSIALSVILVRAGLGLDSKALKKLKGVCVRLAMGPCIVEACASALLSHFLMGLPWQWGFILGFVVGAVSPAVVVPSMLLLQEGGYGVEKGIPTLLMAAGSFDDILAITGFNTCLGVAFSTGSTVFNIFRGILEVVIGVATGSLLGFFIQYFPSRDQDNLVWKRAFLVLGFAVLAVFSSVYFSFPGSGGLCTLVMAFLAGMRWTDKKSEVEKIEKTPHPIISKTRPFLSGLCVATLGIAVLIRILTTFLMVCFAGFNIKEKIFISFAWLPKATVQAAIGSVALDTARSHGEKQLEDYGMDVLTVAFLAILITAPIGSLLIGLLGPRVLQKSEHRNEEEVQGETSAHVRRKSGDSVTEA; encoded by the exons ATGGAGGATGAAGATCAGACAGTTGAATGTCAGTATTCAAAGCCATCCCTGGGAACCACTCACGCGGCTTCTCGACATCACGAACTGCAG GAGGAGAGAGTCACGAACCTCAAAGGTCCAGATGGAAATGAACCGACGGAAGACAGTAACCTGCTGACTGGCGGGGAGAAAAAACCCCAGGACTCACCAGCGGAACCCAGCAACCTGCAGAGTCCAAGGCGATTCCTGGCCTGCCCTCCACACGGCCGGCTGGCCGGGGCGATAACTAATG GTACCATGGTTGTTCTCCTGTGGGCCGTGGTTTGGTCAATTACTGGTCCTGAATGTCTTCCTGGAGGAAATCTGTTTGGAATTATAATCCTCTTCTATTGCTCCATCACCGGAGGTAAACTTTTTGGACTCATTAAGTTTCCAACgttgcctcctctgcctcctcttcttg GCATGCTACTTGCTGGGTTTCTCTTGAGGAACGTCCCAGTCATCAATGATAATGTCCAAATCCAGCATAAGTGGTCATCATCTTTGAGAAGCATAGCCCTTTCTGTCATTCTGGTTCGTGCTGGCCTCGGTCTGGATTCAAAG GccctgaagaagctgaagggtgtgtgtgtgcgacTGGCCATGGGTCCCTGCATCGTGGAGGCCTGTGCGTCTGCCCTTCTCTCACACTTCCTGATggggttgccatggcaatgggGGTTCATCCTGgg TTTTGTCGTAGGTGCTGTGTCTCCTGCTGTTGTGGTGCCTTCAATGCtccttttgcaggaaggaggcTACGGCGTTGAAAAGGGAATCCCAACTTTACTCATGGCCGCTGGCAGTTTCGATGACATCCTGGCCATCACCGGCTTCAACACGTGCTTGGGTGTGGCCTTTTCTACAG GGTCTACAGTTTTTAACATCTTCAGAGGCATCTTGGAGGTGGTAATCGGTGTGGCGACTGGATCTCTTCTTGGGTTTTTTATCCAGTACTTTCCCAGCAGAGACCAG gacAACCTCGTGTGGAAGCGAGCCTTCCTGGTTCTGGGCTTTGCTGTGCTAGCTGTGTTCAGCAGTGTGTATTTTAGCTTCCCGGGGTCAGGAGGACTGTGCACGTTGGTCATGGCTTTCCTAGCAGGCATGAGGTGGACTGACAAGAAG TCAGAGgtggaaaaaatagagaaaacccca CATCCCATTATTTCTAAAACCCGACCATTTCTTTCAGGCCTTTGTGTTGCAACCCTTGGCATTGCAGTGTTGATACGGATTCTGACTACATTCTTGATGGTGTGTTTTGCTGGTTTTAACATAaaggaaaagatatttatttcttttgcctGGCTTCCAAAGGCCACAGTCCAG GCTGCTATTGGCTCTGTGGCTCTGGACACAGCGAGATCCCATGGAGAGAAGCAGCTAGAAGACTATGGGATGGATGTGCTGACGGTAGCGTTTTTGGCCATCCTCATTACAGCACCAATTGGAAGCCTACTGATTGGTTTGCTGGGTCCCAGGGTACTTCAGAAATCCGAACATCGAAACGAAGAAGAGGTTCAAGGAGAGACTTCTGCACACGTACGGAG GAAGTCTGGGGATTCCGTGACAGAAGCCTGA